Proteins encoded by one window of Yersinia massiliensis:
- the pgpB gene encoding phosphatidylglycerophosphatase B, whose product MGKIAKRICAGTLILLLPTMIIWLYGWHWQPGGNEAWLKGLFWVTETVTAPWGIVTSALLGGWFLWCLRFRLKPAIGLLLILGGVIIVGQGVKSLIKEQVQAPRPFVVWLEAEHHIDNHYFYSLPRAGRSELVKQQLENQVLIPSWLSSHWQFETGFAFPSGHTVFAATWALLAVGLLWPRRHYKTVIILMLWAQGVMMSRLALGMHWPRDLVVATLISGLLVAIVCGLVQRWFGSLTIAPSEQREIEQREHKEN is encoded by the coding sequence ATGGGGAAAATAGCAAAACGTATTTGTGCAGGAACCCTTATTTTACTACTGCCAACGATGATTATCTGGCTCTATGGTTGGCACTGGCAACCGGGTGGTAATGAAGCCTGGCTTAAGGGGCTTTTCTGGGTGACAGAAACCGTCACTGCGCCATGGGGAATAGTAACCAGCGCGCTGCTCGGTGGTTGGTTCCTGTGGTGTTTGCGCTTTCGGCTAAAACCTGCCATTGGTTTGCTGCTCATATTGGGGGGCGTCATCATCGTGGGGCAAGGTGTTAAATCACTGATTAAAGAGCAGGTACAAGCGCCTCGTCCGTTCGTTGTATGGCTGGAGGCGGAACATCATATTGATAATCACTATTTCTATTCCTTACCCCGTGCAGGGCGCAGCGAACTGGTTAAGCAGCAGTTGGAAAATCAAGTTCTCATCCCATCTTGGCTAAGCAGCCATTGGCAGTTTGAAACTGGGTTTGCTTTTCCATCGGGTCATACGGTTTTTGCAGCCACTTGGGCGCTGCTAGCCGTGGGGTTATTATGGCCACGGCGGCATTATAAAACGGTCATCATACTGATGTTATGGGCACAAGGCGTCATGATGAGCCGCTTGGCTTTAGGTATGCATTGGCCACGAGATCTGGTTGTGGCAACGCTTATCAGTGGATTATTGGTCGCGATTGTTTGCGGACTAGTGCAACGTTGGTTCGGTTCGTTAACGATTGCACCGTCTGAACAACGTGAAATTGAGCAACGGGAGCACAAGGAGAATTAA
- the ribA gene encoding GTP cyclohydrolase II produces the protein MQLKRVAEAKLPTPWGDFLMVGFEELATGHDHLALIFGDISGDEPVLSRVHSECLTGDALFSLRCDCGFQLEAALAHIAEEGRGVLIYHRQEGRNIGLLNKIRAYALQDLGADTVEANHQLGFATDERDFTLCSDMYKLLGVKAIRLLTNNPKKVEILTEAGINIVERVPLIVGRNPKNEQYMATKAAKMGHLLTK, from the coding sequence ATGCAGTTAAAACGTGTAGCAGAAGCCAAACTACCCACCCCATGGGGTGATTTTTTGATGGTTGGTTTTGAAGAACTGGCCACAGGGCATGATCATCTGGCTTTAATCTTTGGTGATATCAGCGGTGATGAGCCTGTACTTTCCCGTGTTCACTCTGAGTGCTTAACGGGTGATGCTTTGTTCAGTCTACGTTGTGATTGCGGTTTTCAACTAGAAGCAGCTTTGGCTCATATCGCTGAAGAAGGTCGCGGTGTACTGATCTACCATCGTCAAGAAGGACGCAATATAGGTCTATTGAATAAAATCCGCGCGTATGCACTGCAAGATCTTGGCGCGGATACTGTCGAAGCTAATCACCAGCTCGGTTTTGCGACTGATGAGCGTGATTTCACCTTGTGTTCAGACATGTATAAATTATTGGGCGTCAAAGCGATACGTTTGCTGACGAACAACCCGAAAAAGGTTGAGATCCTCACCGAGGCGGGCATTAATATTGTCGAACGTGTGCCATTAATCGTTGGCCGTAACCCGAAGAATGAGCAGTATATGGCAACCAAAGCCGCCAAAATGGGCCATTTGCTGACAAAATAA
- a CDS encoding LysR family transcriptional regulator translates to MDTKKLDLNLLVTLEALLTELNVTKAAARLHLSQPAVSAQLNRLRTLFDDPLLVPARRGMIPTAKALELLAPLRGSLDQLRYTLQAHNDFHPERATLTVNIACTDYIQAVVVMPLVLALRQKAPGVRIAVHHFDPTQVEHQLATGEIDIVIATPTTGNVHLRTHHLFDESYVLIGRREHPSLTNNLTMESYAKLEHVIVSPAGGSFSTPVDDMLAVFGHHRKVVLSATSFLFIPDIISGSEMVALVPRRLISNDSTRFSVFDIPWLAEQFEVSLVWHERNHSHAGQRWVRETVIALND, encoded by the coding sequence ATGGATACCAAAAAGCTTGATTTGAATTTGTTAGTGACGCTAGAAGCACTGTTGACAGAACTGAATGTGACAAAGGCTGCGGCACGCTTACATCTCAGCCAGCCAGCTGTAAGCGCACAGTTGAACCGTCTGCGGACGCTGTTTGATGATCCGCTACTGGTTCCTGCTCGAAGGGGGATGATACCGACAGCCAAGGCGCTGGAGTTGTTGGCTCCGCTGCGTGGTTCTTTGGATCAGCTCCGGTATACACTGCAAGCTCATAATGATTTTCATCCTGAGCGAGCGACGTTGACCGTCAATATCGCCTGCACCGATTATATTCAGGCCGTGGTTGTCATGCCACTGGTGCTCGCCTTGAGACAAAAAGCACCGGGCGTACGTATTGCGGTACATCATTTTGATCCCACACAGGTTGAACATCAACTGGCGACAGGCGAGATTGATATCGTTATTGCCACACCTACGACAGGCAATGTGCATCTGCGTACTCATCACCTCTTTGATGAAAGCTATGTCCTCATTGGGCGGCGAGAGCATCCATCGTTAACCAACAACCTAACAATGGAAAGTTATGCCAAATTAGAACACGTCATCGTTTCACCTGCCGGTGGTAGTTTTTCGACGCCTGTTGACGATATGCTGGCGGTGTTCGGACATCACCGAAAAGTGGTGCTATCCGCGACTTCTTTCTTATTTATTCCTGACATTATCTCTGGCAGTGAGATGGTTGCCTTGGTTCCGCGTCGCTTAATCAGCAATGATTCCACGCGATTTTCGGTTTTTGATATCCCTTGGCTTGCCGAACAATTTGAGGTCAGCCTAGTTTGGCACGAACGCAACCATAGCCATGCCGGCCAGCGTTGGGTAAGAGAGACGGTTATAGCACTGAATGACTGA
- a CDS encoding LapA family protein, which yields MKYLLIFLLVLVIFVISVTLGANNDQVVTFNYLLAQGEYRVSTLLATLFAAGLVLGWIICGLFYLRIRILLGRAERKIKRLESQQEVPVDTGTSVTTSAASKE from the coding sequence GTGAAATATTTGCTGATTTTTTTGTTAGTGTTGGTGATTTTCGTGATTTCAGTCACATTAGGGGCGAATAACGATCAGGTCGTAACATTCAATTATTTATTAGCTCAGGGCGAATATCGAGTATCAACTTTATTGGCAACACTTTTCGCTGCGGGCTTGGTTCTTGGCTGGATTATTTGTGGGCTTTTTTATTTGCGGATCCGTATTTTACTGGGTCGAGCAGAGCGGAAAATTAAACGTCTTGAATCACAGCAAGAAGTGCCTGTTGACACTGGTACGAGTGTCACGACATCTGCTGCCAGCAAGGAATAA
- the bhsA gene encoding multiple stress resistance protein BhsA codes for MKSIKYIVPALVLSLASFASVAATQIQHGQSTELNEIGVVVASNASTLTDLENALAQKAEAAGAKNFMITSATGNNKLHGTAVIYR; via the coding sequence ATGAAGAGTATAAAATACATCGTTCCAGCATTAGTCCTTTCTCTTGCTTCATTTGCCAGCGTTGCCGCTACGCAAATCCAGCATGGTCAATCAACTGAATTGAATGAAATTGGTGTGGTCGTTGCCAGCAATGCCAGCACATTAACCGATTTAGAAAATGCATTGGCACAAAAAGCAGAAGCTGCAGGTGCGAAAAACTTCATGATTACTTCTGCGACCGGTAATAACAAGCTGCATGGCACCGCAGTAATATACCGTTAA
- the pyrF gene encoding orotidine-5'-phosphate decarboxylase, with protein sequence MTSATNSNNSGPSSSPIVVALDYANKDAALAFADRINPRDCRLKVGKEMFTLYGPQLVRDLQQRGFDVFLDLKFHDIPNTTAHAVAAAADLGVWMVNVHASGGARMMTAAKEALLPFGTQAPLLIAVTVLTSMDGEDLRDIGINISPAEQAERLAKLTWDCGLDGVVCSAHEAVRLKQVCGADFKLVTPGIRPQGSEAGDQRRIMTPEQAVDAGVDYMVIGRPITQSPDPEKTLTEILASLKKGA encoded by the coding sequence ATGACGTCTGCAACGAACTCGAATAACAGTGGCCCGTCCTCTTCTCCCATCGTTGTCGCGTTGGATTATGCCAACAAAGATGCTGCATTAGCCTTTGCTGATCGTATCAATCCACGTGATTGCCGATTAAAAGTGGGTAAAGAGATGTTTACTTTATACGGCCCACAATTGGTTCGTGATCTCCAGCAGCGTGGCTTTGACGTATTCCTCGATTTGAAATTCCACGATATTCCTAATACGACTGCACACGCAGTTGCCGCTGCGGCTGATCTAGGCGTTTGGATGGTCAATGTCCATGCTAGTGGTGGTGCTCGGATGATGACTGCCGCCAAAGAAGCCTTGTTGCCCTTTGGTACGCAGGCGCCACTATTGATTGCTGTCACCGTTTTAACCAGTATGGACGGTGAAGATCTACGTGACATTGGCATCAATATTAGCCCAGCAGAGCAGGCAGAGCGTTTAGCCAAACTCACTTGGGACTGCGGCTTGGATGGTGTCGTCTGTTCTGCCCATGAAGCGGTTCGCTTAAAACAGGTGTGTGGCGCAGACTTCAAACTGGTGACGCCAGGCATTCGTCCACAGGGCAGTGAGGCAGGCGATCAGCGCCGCATTATGACACCAGAACAAGCTGTCGACGCGGGCGTGGATTACATGGTAATAGGGCGTCCGATCACCCAATCACCTGATCCAGAAAAAACGCTAACTGAAATTCTGGCCTCGCTGAAAAAGGGCGCATAA
- the acnA gene encoding aconitate hydratase AcnA, with protein sequence MSLDLRKTSMAKLVALDHEYHYYSLPQLAVALGGIDRLPKSLKVLLENLLRHLDGEQVKEEDLAAIVNWQQTGHADREIAYRPARVLMQDFTGVPAVVDLAAMREAVTRLGGDVAQVNPLSPVDLVIDHSVTVDEFGDKAAFGENVRLEMERNHERYIFLRWGQKAFSRFRVVPPGTGICHQVNLEYLGQTVWHEQQGDKRIAYPDTLVGTDSHTTMINGLGILGWGVGGIEAEAAMLGQPVSMLIPDVVGFKMTGKMREGITATDLVLTVTQMLRKHGVVGKFVEFYGDGLADLPLADRATIANMSPEFGATCGFFPVDDVTLGYMRLSGRSDEQIALVEAYSKAQGLWRNPGDEPVFTSQLSLDLSTVEVSLAGPKRPQDRVVLPKVPLAFKAFEELEFNSKKDKVDQIDFTLEGQTHQLTHGAVVIAAITSCTNTSNPSVLMAAGLLAKKASEKGLKTKPWVKTSLAPGSKVVTEYLNSAGLTPYLDHLGFNLVGYGCTTCIGNSGPLPEPIEQAIKAGDLTVGAVLSGNRNFEGRIHPLVKTNWLASPPLVVAYALAGNMNINLTQDSLGNDPEGNPVYLKDIWPSGLEIAKAVEEVKTDMFRKEYAAVFDGDKDWQAIQVESTPTYDWQNDSTYIRLPPFFKDMKALPEPVQDIHQARILAILADSVTTDHISPAGNIKSDSPAGRYLRDRGVEIGEFNSYGSRRGNHEVMMRGTFANIRIRNEMVPGTEGGMTRHIPSQNEMSIYDAAMRYQQENVPLAVIAGKEYGSGSSRDWAAKGPRLLGVRVVIAESFERIHRSNLIGMGILPLEFPQGVNRKTLGLTGDESISVSGLQNLSPGQMVPIVVTYADGRQQTVNTRCRIDTGNELAYFENDGILHYVIRKML encoded by the coding sequence ATGTCGTTGGATTTGCGGAAAACGAGTATGGCCAAGTTGGTTGCCCTCGATCACGAATATCACTACTACAGCCTGCCGCAACTTGCGGTAGCGCTGGGGGGTATCGACCGCTTACCAAAATCACTGAAAGTCCTACTGGAAAACTTGCTACGCCATTTGGATGGGGAGCAAGTTAAGGAAGAGGATCTGGCTGCAATCGTTAATTGGCAACAGACGGGTCATGCCGATAGAGAAATTGCTTATCGGCCTGCTCGTGTACTGATGCAAGACTTTACTGGCGTACCCGCCGTGGTGGATTTGGCCGCCATGCGTGAAGCGGTTACTCGGTTGGGCGGCGATGTGGCGCAGGTTAATCCCTTATCGCCCGTCGATTTAGTGATCGACCATTCAGTGACTGTCGATGAGTTCGGTGATAAAGCCGCATTTGGTGAAAACGTTCGTTTAGAAATGGAACGTAACCACGAGCGTTATATTTTCTTACGTTGGGGGCAAAAAGCCTTTAGCCGCTTTCGGGTTGTGCCGCCGGGAACAGGGATCTGTCATCAGGTCAATTTGGAATATCTGGGGCAAACTGTCTGGCACGAACAGCAGGGCGATAAACGCATTGCTTATCCGGACACGTTAGTGGGGACCGATTCCCACACCACCATGATCAATGGCTTGGGGATACTTGGCTGGGGGGTCGGTGGGATTGAGGCGGAAGCTGCGATGCTGGGTCAACCTGTTTCAATGTTAATTCCTGATGTTGTTGGTTTCAAAATGACCGGCAAAATGCGTGAAGGGATCACCGCTACTGACTTGGTACTGACTGTGACCCAAATGCTACGTAAGCATGGTGTCGTAGGTAAGTTTGTCGAGTTTTACGGTGATGGGTTGGCTGATCTGCCTCTTGCGGACCGTGCAACTATTGCCAATATGTCACCCGAATTCGGCGCAACCTGCGGATTCTTCCCTGTCGATGACGTCACGCTCGGTTATATGCGTTTAAGTGGTCGCAGCGATGAGCAAATAGCGTTGGTAGAAGCTTACAGCAAAGCGCAAGGATTATGGCGCAATCCCGGTGATGAACCGGTGTTTACTAGCCAGTTATCACTGGATTTAAGTACGGTCGAAGTCAGTCTTGCCGGACCGAAACGCCCTCAGGATCGTGTCGTGTTGCCTAAGGTACCTCTCGCCTTCAAAGCATTTGAAGAGCTGGAATTTAATAGCAAAAAAGATAAAGTTGACCAGATAGATTTTACGCTTGAGGGGCAAACCCATCAATTGACCCATGGCGCGGTGGTGATTGCGGCCATCACTTCATGTACCAATACCTCTAATCCTAGTGTGCTGATGGCGGCGGGCCTGCTTGCCAAAAAAGCATCAGAAAAGGGATTGAAAACCAAACCTTGGGTGAAAACTTCGCTCGCACCTGGCTCCAAAGTGGTTACCGAGTACCTTAATTCGGCAGGCTTAACGCCTTATCTGGATCATTTAGGTTTTAATTTGGTGGGCTACGGATGTACGACTTGTATTGGTAACTCAGGGCCATTACCGGAACCAATAGAACAAGCCATCAAAGCAGGGGATTTAACGGTGGGTGCGGTACTCTCGGGTAACCGTAACTTCGAAGGGCGCATTCACCCTTTGGTGAAAACGAACTGGCTCGCCTCGCCACCCTTAGTGGTTGCCTATGCATTGGCGGGGAATATGAATATTAACCTGACTCAGGACTCTTTGGGTAACGACCCTGAGGGTAATCCTGTCTATCTGAAAGACATATGGCCCAGCGGACTTGAAATCGCTAAAGCGGTGGAAGAGGTCAAGACCGATATGTTCCGTAAGGAATATGCTGCCGTATTTGATGGCGATAAAGATTGGCAGGCGATTCAAGTTGAAAGTACCCCAACCTACGATTGGCAAAATGACTCGACGTATATTCGTTTACCGCCTTTCTTTAAAGATATGAAAGCATTACCGGAACCTGTGCAGGATATCCACCAAGCCCGTATTCTGGCGATATTGGCCGATTCAGTGACCACTGACCACATTTCACCTGCGGGGAATATCAAGTCAGATAGTCCTGCGGGCCGTTATTTGCGTGATCGCGGGGTAGAGATCGGTGAATTTAACTCCTATGGCTCTCGACGTGGTAACCATGAAGTGATGATGCGCGGCACATTCGCCAATATTCGTATTCGCAATGAGATGGTTCCGGGGACCGAAGGCGGTATGACACGTCACATTCCATCTCAAAATGAAATGTCTATCTACGATGCAGCAATGCGCTATCAACAGGAAAATGTACCTCTTGCAGTCATTGCAGGTAAAGAGTACGGATCGGGGTCCAGTCGCGATTGGGCAGCCAAAGGGCCACGATTATTGGGGGTTAGGGTTGTTATCGCCGAGTCATTTGAACGTATCCATCGCTCTAATCTAATTGGGATGGGAATTTTACCACTCGAATTCCCGCAAGGCGTCAACCGTAAAACACTTGGTTTAACGGGGGATGAGTCAATTAGCGTTTCCGGATTGCAAAACCTGTCTCCAGGGCAGATGGTGCCGATAGTGGTCACCTATGCTGATGGAAGGCAACAAACAGTGAATACTCGCTGCCGTATCGATACGGGCAATGAGCTGGCTTATTTTGAGAATGACGGCATTTTGCATTATGTGATACGCAAAATGTTGTAG
- a CDS encoding DNA-binding transcriptional regulator YciT: MNPRQQTILQLVNDRQRISVNELAQATHVSEVTIRQDLNALEKRGLLKRVHGSAAALESDDVDVRMMTHFATKQKMAHYAASLVNDGETVFIESGSSNALLAHHLAQRPGITLVTVSGYIARQLKDSACEVILLGGIYQKKSDSMVGPLTQLCLRHVNFSKAFIGIDGYQIDAGFTGRDMLRADVINAVLAKGAENIILADASKFGLVHQNSLSPLSSISRVITDSRLPANYQQQLAAQNIQVDIISE; the protein is encoded by the coding sequence ATGAACCCTAGACAACAGACAATTTTACAATTGGTCAATGACCGCCAACGTATTAGCGTCAATGAGTTAGCGCAAGCTACCCATGTCTCCGAGGTCACCATTCGCCAAGATCTCAACGCGCTAGAGAAAAGAGGTTTACTCAAGCGCGTGCACGGTTCTGCTGCGGCACTTGAAAGTGATGATGTGGATGTCCGCATGATGACCCATTTCGCCACGAAGCAAAAAATGGCTCATTACGCCGCTTCATTAGTAAATGACGGCGAGACGGTGTTTATAGAAAGTGGGAGCAGCAATGCCCTACTGGCCCATCATTTAGCCCAACGCCCTGGGATTACGTTGGTCACTGTAAGCGGCTATATTGCGCGCCAATTAAAAGATTCTGCCTGCGAGGTCATTTTACTCGGGGGGATCTATCAGAAGAAAAGTGACAGTATGGTGGGCCCACTCACTCAGCTTTGCCTGCGCCATGTCAATTTTAGTAAGGCATTTATTGGCATCGATGGTTACCAGATAGATGCCGGTTTTACGGGGCGCGACATGCTACGAGCAGACGTTATCAATGCCGTGTTAGCGAAAGGCGCTGAAAATATTATTTTGGCTGATGCATCAAAGTTTGGTCTCGTGCATCAGAACTCACTATCACCACTATCCTCAATTAGCCGAGTGATCACTGATAGCCGCCTACCGGCAAATTATCAACAACAGCTCGCTGCGCAGAATATTCAAGTCGATATTATTAGTGAATAA
- the lapB gene encoding lipopolysaccharide assembly protein LapB — MLEMLFLLLPVAAAYGWYMGRRSAQQDKQQDANRLSREYVAGVNFLLSNQQDKAVDLFLEMLKEDSSTVEAHLTLGNLFRSRGEVDRAIRIHQALMESASLTFEQRLLAIQQLGRDYMAAGFYDRAEDMFNQLVEEQDFRLGALQQLLVIHQATSDWNNAIEVAEKLVKMGKENQRLEIAHFYCELALQSMGIDDLDKAMGLLKKAASADKQCARVSIMRGRVHIARGEYAKGVEALERVLEQDKEMVSEALPMLSDCYQHLEQPEAWANFLKRCVEDNTGATAELMLAEILEQQEGRDVAQTYINRQLQRHPTMRVFYRLMDYHLADAEEGRAKESLLLLRDMVGEQIRTKPRYRCHKCGFTAHSLYWHCPSCRAWASVKPIRGLDGQ; from the coding sequence ATGCTAGAAATGCTGTTCCTGCTGTTACCCGTCGCTGCTGCCTATGGCTGGTACATGGGGCGTAGAAGTGCTCAGCAGGATAAACAGCAGGATGCAAACCGCCTGTCACGAGAATACGTGGCAGGGGTTAACTTCCTTCTTTCCAATCAGCAGGACAAAGCGGTTGATCTGTTTCTTGAAATGTTGAAAGAAGACAGTTCGACGGTGGAAGCACATCTCACATTAGGCAATCTGTTTCGTTCACGTGGCGAAGTTGATCGAGCAATCCGCATCCATCAGGCATTGATGGAAAGCGCCTCTCTGACTTTTGAACAACGTTTGTTAGCCATCCAACAACTCGGCCGTGATTATATGGCGGCTGGATTCTATGATCGTGCCGAAGACATGTTTAACCAATTGGTTGAAGAGCAAGATTTCCGGCTCGGTGCATTACAACAGCTATTAGTGATTCATCAAGCGACCAGTGACTGGAATAACGCAATCGAAGTTGCGGAAAAACTGGTCAAGATGGGCAAAGAAAATCAGCGTTTAGAAATTGCCCATTTTTATTGTGAGCTCGCTCTACAATCGATGGGCATTGATGATCTCGATAAGGCGATGGGGCTGCTAAAAAAAGCGGCTTCTGCTGACAAGCAATGTGCACGCGTTTCCATTATGCGGGGGCGAGTCCATATCGCCAGAGGTGAGTACGCTAAAGGGGTAGAAGCGCTAGAACGCGTCTTGGAGCAAGATAAAGAAATGGTCAGCGAGGCTCTGCCTATGCTGAGCGATTGTTACCAACATTTGGAACAGCCTGAGGCTTGGGCTAATTTCCTTAAACGCTGCGTAGAGGATAATACCGGCGCGACAGCTGAATTGATGCTGGCAGAAATTTTGGAGCAACAAGAAGGTCGCGATGTGGCACAAACCTATATCAACCGCCAATTACAGCGTCATCCAACCATGCGAGTCTTCTATCGATTGATGGATTACCACTTGGCTGATGCAGAAGAAGGGCGAGCAAAAGAGAGCTTGCTGTTACTGCGGGATATGGTTGGCGAACAAATTCGAACTAAACCTCGTTATCGTTGCCATAAGTGTGGTTTCACCGCCCACTCGTTGTATTGGCACTGTCCGTCATGCCGTGCTTGGGCATCGGTTAAGCCTATCCGTGGACTAGATGGTCAATAA
- the yciH gene encoding stress response translation initiation inhibitor YciH, giving the protein MSNDNSRLVYSTDTGRINEPEVKVERPKGDGIVRIQRQTSGRKGKGVSLITGIDGSDDVIEKLAAELKKKCGCGGSVKDGIIEIQGDKRDLLKQLLEAKGMKVKLAGG; this is encoded by the coding sequence ATGAGCAATGATAATAGCCGCTTAGTTTATTCAACGGATACTGGTCGCATCAATGAGCCCGAAGTTAAAGTAGAACGTCCTAAAGGCGATGGTATTGTCCGTATTCAGCGTCAAACTAGCGGCCGCAAAGGAAAGGGCGTAAGCCTGATTACCGGTATTGACGGCAGTGATGATGTCATCGAAAAATTGGCCGCTGAATTAAAGAAGAAGTGTGGTTGTGGCGGTTCAGTGAAGGACGGCATTATTGAGATTCAAGGCGATAAGCGCGACCTACTAAAACAACTTTTAGAAGCCAAAGGAATGAAAGTCAAACTGGCGGGCGGTTGA
- a CDS encoding DUF2164 domain-containing protein: MADITFTREQTQRMARKIQHYLEQEHSIELEDFDAEFLLEFISRELGAHYYNQGINDAIAQVEAKMLDITDSVLWLEKPVQD; this comes from the coding sequence GTGGCAGACATTACGTTCACGCGTGAACAAACACAGCGCATGGCGCGAAAGATTCAGCACTATTTGGAACAAGAACACAGCATTGAACTGGAAGATTTTGATGCGGAGTTTTTACTGGAATTTATTAGCCGCGAATTAGGTGCTCACTATTACAATCAAGGCATCAATGATGCTATTGCCCAAGTCGAAGCCAAAATGTTAGATATCACAGATTCAGTGTTATGGCTGGAAAAACCCGTGCAAGACTGA
- the araD gene encoding L-ribulose-5-phosphate 4-epimerase translates to MLNELKQQVLAANLALPRHNLVTFTWGNVSAVDRQSGLLIIKPSGVEYDVMTLDDMVVVELETGKVVEGSKKPSSDTDTHRVLYQHFPQIGGIVHTHSRHATIWSQAGLDLPAWGTTHADYFYGTIPCTRQMTPEEIAGRYEWETGNVIVETFHERGIKPEDVPAVLVNSHGPFAWGTSADNAVHNAVVLEELAYMGIFSRQLNPQLGDMQPQLLDKHYLRKHGKNAYYGQ, encoded by the coding sequence ATGCTCAACGAACTGAAGCAGCAAGTTCTTGCCGCTAACTTGGCGCTCCCGCGCCATAATCTGGTGACATTCACTTGGGGTAATGTCAGCGCCGTTGATCGGCAAAGTGGTCTGCTGATCATCAAGCCTTCAGGCGTGGAATATGATGTCATGACGTTGGACGATATGGTGGTGGTTGAGTTAGAAACCGGCAAAGTGGTCGAGGGCAGTAAAAAACCCTCGTCAGATACCGACACTCACCGAGTGCTCTATCAGCATTTTCCACAAATTGGCGGCATTGTTCATACCCATTCGCGCCATGCCACCATATGGTCGCAAGCTGGTCTGGATTTGCCTGCATGGGGTACGACGCACGCTGATTACTTTTATGGCACCATTCCCTGTACTCGCCAGATGACCCCGGAAGAGATAGCGGGTCGCTACGAGTGGGAAACCGGCAATGTCATCGTCGAAACGTTTCATGAGCGAGGCATTAAGCCAGAAGATGTGCCTGCGGTTTTAGTCAATTCACACGGGCCCTTTGCTTGGGGAACCAGTGCTGATAACGCGGTACATAATGCGGTGGTGCTAGAAGAGTTGGCCTATATGGGGATCTTCTCACGCCAATTGAACCCACAATTAGGCGATATGCAACCGCAGTTGCTCGATAAGCATTACCTGCGTAAACATGGAAAAAACGCCTATTACGGGCAGTGA
- the osmB gene encoding osmotically-inducible lipoprotein OsmB produces the protein MMINKRFATAALALTLAFSLSACSNMSKRDRNTAIGAGAGAVGGAVLTGSTLGTLGGAAIGGVIGHQVSK, from the coding sequence ATGATGATCAACAAACGATTTGCCACTGCGGCACTAGCGCTAACACTCGCTTTTTCACTGTCCGCTTGTTCTAACATGTCAAAACGTGACCGCAATACCGCCATTGGTGCTGGTGCTGGTGCCGTAGGTGGTGCCGTGCTGACGGGGAGTACGTTAGGGACGTTAGGGGGTGCTGCTATTGGTGGGGTGATTGGCCATCAGGTCAGTAAATAA